The Propionispora vibrioides genomic interval GGTGCAAGCCCGGCTCATCATCATTAATGAACACACTGGCCGTAATATTCATAGCATTGCAGAGTAGCAGGCCCTCCTTAATGCCGCTTTCCCGCAGCGCTTCCGCCACATAGCCGGTTATGTTCAAAAAGCCTCGCCGGCCGGGAATATGAAAGGTCAGTTCTTTCCGGTGATGTTTCAAGAGGTTCCCTTCTTTCCGTAATTTTTTTTAAAAAACAACTTACATACTCCGCTCTTTCCGGCACATACTAAGCGGAAAAGAGAGGATGATTTGATGAAAGCCACCAGGGCGGAAGAAATTATCAATTCTCCCGATGTAATCGGTGTCCTATACCGCAGCAACGACGTATGGCTGGAAAAGGTTGACAAAGGCACCAGCAAGGCCGAAGTCACCTACATGGAAAAAGGCAATACGATCACTGTGGATATTGACCAGTTGGTGGAAACCGGACCGCTAAAGCTGGAATAATCCTTCCTGTGCCATTTGGGATTTCATTTCTATCGTAGCCATAAAGCCTTTATAAAGTCAACCATTACCTGAGGAACCACCGTTTTACTCACCCTGCCCATTCTGACGGATCTTTTCTCGTCCTGCCGGCAGGTTCCTTAAAATCAGCGGTTCCTTAAAACAGCCAGAGTATGCCCTCAAGGCGGGCAAACGCTGGCTGTTTTTCATCACTAGTACCTTAATCAACCCTAATCCCGTGAATACTGACGGTCTGTTTCCCGCAAGCCTTGGTGTGTGTCGTCAGTCAGCATACTTCCGGTATGCCTCCTTCCGCCACCTTGTCTTGCCAGAAATAGCCTCGCCATGATTCTACCGTTTTAGGATTGACAGGGTAACTACCCAATCCAATACCAACTGCTGAACGCCGCCGTAAAAAAGATCAACCCGGCAGTACCGGCCAGCAGCCAGGCATAATACCAGAATTTCGGCAGCTTGGCCAAGACAAAATAGACCGGAAAAACGACCAGCACAAAGCGGGCCAGGCTATATAAAGGAAACACTGTTGAAGTCGACAGCAGCGGTATTAACAGCCAGGCTCCGCCCAAGAGCAGGTAGGACGGCTGAATACCGCAAAAACCGCCGGCTGCCAGGCAAAGCAGAGCAACCAATACAAGTATCTGATCGGCGACTACCCCTATTTCAAAAACGGATACACCACGACTGATATACAGCATATTATGCCATAAGTTGCTCCAGGGCAGCCCAAACTGACGTCCCCAGGCCTCCTGTCCGTGCAAAAACGCGAATCCATCGCCAAACTGCCGGTAATTGTACAGGCAAAAGCCCAGAAAAGCCACCATAGGAAACAAGCAAGCAAGCCGGATCAGCGTCTGACCTATCCTGCTGTCATACGCCCGGTAGCTCTCATAAAGCATAAACAGGCTTAGTACAACCCCGATATTTCTTGTCAATGCCGCCAGAGCACCCCACAGCCCGGCATAAATCCAATTGTGCCGCCGGCACAGATAGACGCAGGAAAAGGTGCATACTAAAAAAAGCGGCTCTGTGTATACGCTCTGCAGAAAAAAGGAGGTGGGAAAGAGCGCATAAACCAACAGGCCGCGAGCAGCCAGCTGCTCCGGAAAGTCCAGCCTCAACAGGCGGTACAAAAGAGGATAGGTGATCAAAGCGCAGACATTGCTCACCAGAAAGCCGGCCAGCGCATAAGTCAGTCCGGTACTTGTCACCGCCTTGATGAGCAGAATAAATAAAGGAAAGAAAACGATGGACTGCTTACTATAGCCTTGTTCAGCTACAAAGGTATACCAATGAGCATCCCATTTGAATAAGGCATCAGCAAGCACAGGCAGACCGTACACGCCGGGATTCACAAAACCGGCCGGCGGTCGCTGGACCAGACTGGCAGCCAGAGTCACACCAATATACACACATAGCAGATGCACCCCACAGGCCAGCCAGACCGGATGTTTATAGAACAGTTTCATCAATGACCTTCTCCAGCACACTTTCCTGGGTAACCACAAGTTTAGCCGGCTCGCAGCTTGGGGCCGGCAACAGCCACACCCAGCGGTTGTTTAGAGTGAACGACCAGCAGGCGGCCGCCACAATGCCGGCAAACTGGCCGGCATAAATATCCCAGCCCAGCAGGGTAAAGCCCTTTGCTGTCAGGCCGGTAACCAGAATACCCAGACAGGACACCATAAGATAGGGGGGAAACCGTTTGATCAGACTGCCCGGCGCCAGGCTCCGGTCCCGCCAGGTCAGCCAGTTGTTTAACAGGAAATTATGGACCATAGCCAGGAACGACGCCATACAGGACGCCTGCAAATCACCCCATAGCCCCAGGTTGATAAAAAAGTTCAATAGCTTCATATTAACGACTACGCCAATAGCCCCAATAAGACAAAATAGAATAAACCGCATATCCTGGGGGCTTGTCCAGAGCAGCCTCGCCACGTGCCGCAGATAGTTCCACTGTTC includes:
- a CDS encoding H-type small acid-soluble spore protein, whose product is MKATRAEEIINSPDVIGVLYRSNDVWLEKVDKGTSKAEVTYMEKGNTITVDIDQLVETGPLKLE
- a CDS encoding mannosyltransferase family protein, encoding MKLFYKHPVWLACGVHLLCVYIGVTLAASLVQRPPAGFVNPGVYGLPVLADALFKWDAHWYTFVAEQGYSKQSIVFFPLFILLIKAVTSTGLTYALAGFLVSNVCALITYPLLYRLLRLDFPEQLAARGLLVYALFPTSFFLQSVYTEPLFLVCTFSCVYLCRRHNWIYAGLWGALAALTRNIGVVLSLFMLYESYRAYDSRIGQTLIRLACLFPMVAFLGFCLYNYRQFGDGFAFLHGQEAWGRQFGLPWSNLWHNMLYISRGVSVFEIGVVADQILVLVALLCLAAGGFCGIQPSYLLLGGAWLLIPLLSTSTVFPLYSLARFVLVVFPVYFVLAKLPKFWYYAWLLAGTAGLIFFTAAFSSWYWIG